In the genome of bacterium, the window TCCGTCATCCTTCATCGCCTTGATCCGCTTGAGGACCTCCGCCCGCACCCCCGGCGTCACCTCGCCGTCCCGGGCGACCTCGGCGCCTTTCTCGAAGAAGAGAAGGGCGGTGCCGGCGGGTGCCCGGGTCCGGGCCGATTCGAGAACCCGAGGGAAGGTGGCGGGATCGACCGTCTCCGACAGCCCGGTGGCGGCGCTCTCGGCGGCCGGGGAAAGGGCGCGCGCCTCCTGCTCCAGGCGTTCCTGCGCGATCTCGATGGCGCCGGTGAGCGCCTGGCCCACCCTTCCGCCGATCCAGGACTTGATGCTCGTCGTCGTGATGTTCGTCGCGGCGATGAAAAGGAGCATCGTCGGGAACAGGGAGAAGCAGATGAAGATGAGGACAAGCCGGGACCGGAGCTTCGCTCCCAGGAGGTTCCGCCGCCGGTCCAGGAGGATCTTGAAGACGTTCCGCGTGACCAGGAAGATCAGGAGGACGACGAAGATAACGTTCAGGTTGATCAGCGCGAAGATGACGATGTTGCTGGAGAACGCGACCGCCCCGCCGACCGCCGCCAGGTGCGCCTCGAAGAATGTCAGGGCCGCGACGAGGACCGCGACGATGCCGATGGCCCATCGCTCCCTGCGCCGCTTCGCCGGCTCCGCTCCCGGCGAAGGCGAAAGCTGTCCGGCGGGAGGAGGGGTCATGAGGTTTTGAGATTCCCGCGGGCCCAGCCGGTCTCGACGTCCCACAGGGTGGAGAAGAAGAAGATGGATCGAAGCGGTTCGGAAAGGCCGACCTTGTCCAGCCGGGCGCGGACGCGCGCCCTGTAATGCTTCCCCTTTTCCACGTTTCCGGTCACCGGGACGACCACTTCGAACCGGGTCATCCGGTCGAGGGCCGCGAGGACGTCCGGGAGCAGCTCGTCGCCGTCGTCGCGATGGAGCCGGTAGACGCGCGCCAGGGCGTCGTACCGGACGGAGCGGGTGTACTGGACCCGCCCCATCGGCGCGTTGAACCAGTTCCTGTAGACCCGCTCGACCTCTACGGTGGTCTTGAAGGTGATCTCGATCCCGGACTTCAATGCCTCGACCATTTCGGGAGTGAACGCGTTCCGGAGGGTGAAGCGGACCCGGGCCTCGCCGCGAACGATCGTCCCGGATACTTCCGAGATCCCCGGGACGGGCGGTCGGGCAAGGGAGCTCCCGGGCGGGAGCCCCAGGAGAGCCAGCGTAAAAAAGGCAATCAGGACGCGCACTTCCACCCCCAGAGGCATTATACCCGGACGCCGCGATCCTGCAACCGTCAGGGATGCCCCCTTCCGGGCGGCTATTTCCGGAACAGCCAGACCACCAGGGAGAGAAGCGCGCTTACGATGAGACACGTCGCGAGCGGGAAATAAACGGTGTAATTACCGCGACGGATCGTGATGTCCCCGGGAAGCCGCCCGATCCAGCCGATCTTGTCCGAAACGACCAGGAGGGCGCCGACCACCGCGATCAGGAGGCCGATGAGGATCAGCCCTTTCCCAAGGGAGGCGTGCACGGCAGTCACGTCTCTCCGAACAGCGATTCCTGGGCGGACGTCTTCGGGATCGCGATCCCGAGATGTTTCCACGCGGCGGGGGTGGCCACCCTTCCCCGCGGTGTTCGCTTGAGGAAACCGCGCTGGATGAGGAACGGTTCGTAGACGTCCTCGATCGTGTCGCGCTCCTCGCTGACGGAGGCGGAGATCGTCTCCACGCCGACCGGCCCCCCTCCGAACTTCTCGAGGAGCACGCGCAGGATCTTCCGGTCCATCACGTCGAGCCCCTCCCGGTCGACCTCCATCCGCAGCAGCGCGTGATCGGCGATTTTCCGGGTGATCGTGCCGTCCCCCGTCACCTGGGCGAAGTCGCGGACACGCCGCAGGAGGCGGTTCGCGACGCGCGGCGTCCCCCGGGACCGCCGGGCGATCTCCCCCGCCCCCGCCTCGTCGACGGCGATGGAGAGCGCGGCCGAGGAGCGCCGGATCACCTCCTTCAGTTCCTCCGTTCCGTAATATTCCAGGCGCAGGGGAACGCCGAACCGGTCCCGCAACGGGGAAGTGAGGAGCCCGGTGCGCGTCGTGGCGCCGACCAGGGTGAACCTCGGAAGCGTGAGGCGGATCGATTTGGCGGACGGGCCTTGCCCGAGGATGATGTCGAGGGCGAAGTCTTCCATCGCGGAGTAGAGCAGCTCCTCGACCACGCGCGACAGCCGGTGGATCTCGTCGATAAAGAGGACGTCCCCGGGTTCCAGCGCCGTGAGGATCGCGGCGATGTCCCCTTTCCGTTCGATCGCGGGGCCGGAGGTCGTGCGGATGCCCACCCCCATCTCGTTGGCGATGATGTGGGCCAGCGTCGTCTTCCCGAGGCCTGGCGGACCGGAGAGCAGAACGTGGTCGAGCGGCTCTCGGCGGCCGATCGCCGCCTCGATGTAGGTCCGGAGGTTCGCCACGATCGCGGCTTGTCCGATGAACTCGCCGAACCGCTTCGGCCGCAGGGAGAGGTCGACGGTGCTGTCGCCGCCGCCGGCGGCCGGATCGACGAGGCGTCCGACCGGCATTTCCGCGTCTCTCCGCTCCGTCGTCACGCGCTATCGCCCTCCCGAGAGGCGGCGCAACGACTCCCGGATCAAAAGATCCGTCGGGAGGTCGGAGCCTTTCTCCCGCCGGACGGCCGCCACGGCAAGCTGGGCCTCCGTCCTCGGGAACCCGAGGGCGACGAGACCCTCCGAGGCCTGCGCTTCGGGCGCCGTCGGAAGATCCGGCGGCTCCACGTCCAGGGTGGCGAAATCGACCGACACCTTCTTCAGCTGGTCCGGCAGCTCCAGGGCGATCCGCTGGGCGAGCTTCTTCCCGATCCCCGGGACGCGGGTGAAGGAGGTGGCGTCTCCCCGCGCGCACGCCGCGAGGACGCCCGGAACGGAGAGGACGGACATCATCGCCATGGCGGACTTCGGCCCCACGCCGCTCACACCGATCGTCGCCAGGAAGATCTCGCGCTCCGTCTCGGTGGAGAAGCCGTACAGGTCGGCGCCGCCGTCCCGGAAATGGAGATGCGTGCGCAGGATGCAGATCTCGCCGTCCGGGGGGAGGTCCTTGCGGGTCGCGTCGGAGACGCGCGCGCGGAATCCGATCCCGGCGCACTCCAGCACCACGAAATCCTTCCCGCCCCCCGCGAGGCGACCTCGGAGATGGTCGATCATCGGAGCCCATAATACCACGGGGTAAGGTGGAAACCCGCCGGATATACGCTACTGCGCAGGGGGGATCCCCGTCTTCATCCAGCAAACGCGGCCTGCAATCACCTCCCAGTGTTCTCTCAGCATCCATCGGTCATAGAGTATGACTCTCCTCAAAAAACGCGAGGCTTCCGCCGGTTCCACACTTACGGTCTCCGCTCGGGGGACCCCCCTGCTCCGTACGCTCCGATATATGATCGCGATAAAAAAGGCGGATGAAGGCGAGTTACAGCTCCCTTGTGACGGCGCGGCAGAAGGCCATGGCGAGGGCGTCGGAGGCGTCGGGAGGGATCGGGTCGCGGATGCCGAGGAGGCGTGCGACCATCCCCGCGACCTGCTCCTTGGAGGCGCCGCCGTGTCCCGTCGCCGCCGCCTTGATCTCCTTCGCGCCGTACTCGTGGACGGCGACGCCGTGGATTCCGCAGGTGACGATCGCCGCGCCGCGCGCCTGGCCGAGCTTGAGGGCGGAGGACGGGTTTTTCGCGAGAAACACCTTCTCGACCGCGGCTTCCGTGGGGCGGTGGAGAAGGATCAGGTCGGAGAGTTCGCGATGGATCCGGAAGAGGCGGTCGGGGAAGGACGCCTCGCCTTCGAGCCGGATGACGCCCCACGCGACGGGGGTGACGGCATTCCCCCGGACGTCGACGATTCCGTACCCGGTCCGCACCGACCCCGGGTCGATCCCTAAGATCCGTCGCAAGACCCCTCCACGCTACGCATCCGGGTTCCCCTATCGGCTTCGCCGGACCCTCCCGTTGCGCGCGCCTTCCGCTTTAGCCGAACGCCTCCATATCCTCGTCGGAGATGTCGAAGTTGGCCCAGACGTTCTGGACGTCGTCGGACTCCTCGAGGGCGTTCATCATCTTGAGCATCGTCTCGGCGGGCTTCCCCTGGAGATGGACCGTGGTCTGGGGAACCATGGCCACTTCCGCCGAGGAGACCGCCACCCCGTTCTCCTCCAGCCCCTTCTTCACATCCTCGAAGGCCTCCGGGTCGCACCGGACCTCGAACTCGTGGGACTCGGGATCGTTGTCGACGTCGTCGGCGCCGAGGTCGAGGGCGATCTCCATCAGCTTCTCCTCGCCGACCGACTCCTTGAGGACGCTGATCGATCCCTTCTTGCCGAACATCCAGTTGACGCACCCCGTCTCGCCGAGGTTGCCGTTGTATTTCGTGAACGTGTGCCGCAGATCGGCGACCGTGCGGTTCTTGTTGTCGGTGAGGACCTTCACCAGCACAGCGACGCCGCTGGGCCCGTACCCTTCGTACATGTACTCCTCGTACGAGACGCCCTCGAGCTCCCCGGTTCCCTTCTTGATCGCCCGGGAGATGTTGTCGTTCGGCATGTTGACCGCCTTGGCGGCAAGGATCGCGGCCCGGAGACGGGCGTTCCCCTCCGGATCGCCGCCGCCGATCTTCGCGGCAGTGATGATCTCACGGGTGATCTTGGTGAACGCCCTGCCCCGGATGGCGTCGGCCTTCCCCTTCTTGTGCTTGATCGAGCTCCATTTATTGTGTCCGGACATAGGCTTGCCGCTCCGTCATCTCTTGGATTGTGGCAAATCGTCAACGAAAAGGCCCCTGCTCCGTTTCCGGCGCAAGGGCCCAAGATTAAATTCGGCGGCGACCTACTCTCCCACGGGGGTAACCCCGCAGTACCATCGGCGCTGGAGAGCTTAACTGCCGTGTTCGGGATGGGAACGGGTGTTGCCTCTCCGCCATCGCCACCGAAAGCTGGAAATCCGCGCAACCATGTGCGCCAACCGATCCGACCTGCGTGTCCGAAATCTTTCATCCGTTGAATAGTGGTCAAGCCTCACGGGCGATTAGTACCGGTCAGCTAAACGCATCGCTGCGCTTACACACCCGGCCTATCAACCTCGTAGTCTACGAGGGCCCTTCAGGGGGCTTAAAGCCCCGGGAGACCTCATCTCAGGGCGGGTTTCCCACTTAGATGCTTTCAGCGGTTATCCCTTCCGCACATAGCTACCCAGCGATGCTCCTGGCGGAACAACTGGTACACTAGCGGTGCGTCCATCCCGGTCCTCTCGTACTAGGGACAGCTCCCTTCAAGTCTCCAACGCCCACACCAGATAGGGACCAAACTGTCTTGCGACGTTTTAAACCCAGCTCACGTACCGCTTTAATTGGCGAACAGCCAAACCCTTGGGACCTACTTCAGCCCCAGGATGCGATGAGCCGACATCGAGGTGCCAAACCTCCCCGTCGATGTGAACTCTTGGGGGAGATAAGCCTGTTATCCCCGGCGTACCTTTTATCCGTTGAGCGATGGCCCTTCCATTCGGAACCACCGGATCACTAAGACCTGCTTTCGCACCTGCTCGACTTGTCAGTCTCGCAGTCAAGCTCCCTTATGCCTTTACACTCGACGGCTGGTTTCCAATCAGCCTGAGGGAACCTTCGCGCGCCTCCGTTACTCTTTGGGAGGCGACCGCCCCAGTCAAACTGCCCACCAGGCATTGTCCCCGGCCCGGATTACGGGCCCAGGTTAGAATTCCGGAACAACCAGGGTGGTATTTCACTGTTGGCTCCACCGGAGCTAGCGCCCCGGCTTCAAAGCCTCCCACCTATGCTACACAAGCTATTCCAAAATCCAATGCCAAGTTGCAGTGAAGGTGCACGGGGTCTTTCCGTCTAGGTGCGGGTAACCGGCATCTTCACCGGT includes:
- a CDS encoding DUF4390 domain-containing protein; its protein translation is MRVLIAFFTLALLGLPPGSSLARPPVPGISEVSGTIVRGEARVRFTLRNAFTPEMVEALKSGIEITFKTTVEVERVYRNWFNAPMGRVQYTRSVRYDALARVYRLHRDDGDELLPDVLAALDRMTRFEVVVPVTGNVEKGKHYRARVRARLDKVGLSEPLRSIFFFSTLWDVETGWARGNLKTS
- a CDS encoding DUF2905 domain-containing protein; translated protein: MHASLGKGLILIGLLIAVVGALLVVSDKIGWIGRLPGDITIRRGNYTVYFPLATCLIVSALLSLVVWLFRK
- the ruvB gene encoding Holliday junction branch migration DNA helicase RuvB, with the protein product MPVGRLVDPAAGGGDSTVDLSLRPKRFGEFIGQAAIVANLRTYIEAAIGRREPLDHVLLSGPPGLGKTTLAHIIANEMGVGIRTTSGPAIERKGDIAAILTALEPGDVLFIDEIHRLSRVVEELLYSAMEDFALDIILGQGPSAKSIRLTLPRFTLVGATTRTGLLTSPLRDRFGVPLRLEYYGTEELKEVIRRSSAALSIAVDEAGAGEIARRSRGTPRVANRLLRRVRDFAQVTGDGTITRKIADHALLRMEVDREGLDVMDRKILRVLLEKFGGGPVGVETISASVSEERDTIEDVYEPFLIQRGFLKRTPRGRVATPAAWKHLGIAIPKTSAQESLFGET
- the ruvA gene encoding Holliday junction branch migration protein RuvA, with amino-acid sequence MIDHLRGRLAGGGKDFVVLECAGIGFRARVSDATRKDLPPDGEICILRTHLHFRDGGADLYGFSTETEREIFLATIGVSGVGPKSAMAMMSVLSVPGVLAACARGDATSFTRVPGIGKKLAQRIALELPDQLKKVSVDFATLDVEPPDLPTAPEAQASEGLVALGFPRTEAQLAVAAVRREKGSDLPTDLLIRESLRRLSGGR
- the ruvC gene encoding crossover junction endodeoxyribonuclease RuvC, with amino-acid sequence MRRILGIDPGSVRTGYGIVDVRGNAVTPVAWGVIRLEGEASFPDRLFRIHRELSDLILLHRPTEAAVEKVFLAKNPSSALKLGQARGAAIVTCGIHGVAVHEYGAKEIKAAATGHGGASKEQVAGMVARLLGIRDPIPPDASDALAMAFCRAVTREL
- a CDS encoding YebC/PmpR family DNA-binding transcriptional regulator; this encodes MSGHNKWSSIKHKKGKADAIRGRAFTKITREIITAAKIGGGDPEGNARLRAAILAAKAVNMPNDNISRAIKKGTGELEGVSYEEYMYEGYGPSGVAVLVKVLTDNKNRTVADLRHTFTKYNGNLGETGCVNWMFGKKGSISVLKESVGEEKLMEIALDLGADDVDNDPESHEFEVRCDPEAFEDVKKGLEENGVAVSSAEVAMVPQTTVHLQGKPAETMLKMMNALEESDDVQNVWANFDISDEDMEAFG